One window of the Candidatus Zixiibacteriota bacterium genome contains the following:
- a CDS encoding DUF418 domain-containing protein yields the protein MSGNSASGKWFQPIADTERIEFIDVLRGFALLGVCLVNLVIFSGDGYITDAQRELLPFAAANMVVNFLIHFFAENKFLGLFAFLFGLGFSIQIQRAQARGSTGIGRFYRRIGWLFVFGAVHGWLLWWGDILRFYALWGMLLPLFIRLRPRTILMLALTISIVIAPLGGRIASMLYPAAREASNLDAQAFTAFSLGSYAEMLRLNWLYDWSTTASPGQVAYQLAIFGRLLLGLWAGQVMLFHDLSKNRPLFRKVFVWGILLGLAGNALFASLPLLQGHGYAVTGWWRTAVRSLYEIGYLGFTAAFACGLALLIQRERWTKLLHLLAPVGRMALTNYLTQTIIGLWLFYAFLSGPALMGKVGVAMLLPMWLIIFAVQVGFSHWWLRRFKFGPAEWVWRSLTYRRFQPFRIAR from the coding sequence ATGTCCGGCAATTCCGCAAGCGGCAAATGGTTTCAGCCTATTGCAGACACTGAGAGAATCGAATTCATCGACGTGCTCAGAGGGTTTGCCCTTCTCGGCGTATGCCTCGTCAACCTGGTCATCTTTTCCGGGGACGGGTACATTACTGACGCTCAACGGGAGCTTCTTCCCTTTGCGGCTGCCAATATGGTGGTGAACTTCCTGATCCACTTCTTCGCGGAAAACAAGTTCCTGGGACTTTTTGCCTTTCTGTTCGGGCTGGGGTTCTCCATTCAGATTCAGCGGGCCCAGGCGCGCGGGTCAACCGGGATCGGTAGGTTCTATCGGCGCATTGGATGGCTCTTTGTTTTTGGAGCCGTCCATGGCTGGCTACTCTGGTGGGGGGATATCCTTCGATTCTATGCACTTTGGGGGATGTTGCTTCCTTTGTTCATCAGACTTCGCCCCCGGACTATTCTGATGCTCGCCCTCACGATTTCAATCGTGATCGCGCCGTTGGGAGGGCGCATCGCCAGTATGCTGTATCCTGCCGCGCGTGAAGCGAGCAATCTCGATGCGCAGGCCTTCACGGCTTTCAGCCTTGGATCCTACGCGGAGATGCTGCGGCTGAACTGGCTCTACGATTGGAGCACAACCGCGTCTCCGGGTCAGGTAGCCTATCAGCTGGCCATATTTGGCCGCTTGCTCTTGGGTCTCTGGGCCGGCCAAGTCATGCTCTTTCATGATCTGAGCAAGAATCGACCTCTCTTCCGTAAGGTGTTTGTTTGGGGCATACTTCTTGGCCTTGCCGGAAACGCGCTTTTTGCCTCCCTGCCGTTACTCCAGGGACACGGATACGCGGTTACCGGCTGGTGGAGGACGGCGGTAAGATCGCTCTATGAGATCGGGTACCTTGGTTTCACAGCCGCTTTTGCCTGCGGTCTTGCGCTTCTGATTCAACGTGAACGGTGGACGAAACTACTTCATTTGCTGGCGCCCGTCGGACGGATGGCGCTCACCAATTACTTGACCCAAACAATCATCGGCTTGTGGCTATTTTACGCTTTCCTCTCTGGACCGGCGCTTATGGGTAAAGTAGGTGTTGCCATGCTACTCCCCATGTGGCTGATAATCTTTGCAGTGCAGGTCGGATTTTCTCATTGGTGGCTCAGACGCTTCAAGTTTGGACCCGCTGAATGGGTCTGGCGATCGCTCACCTACCGCAGGTTCCAGCCATTCAGGATAGCGCGGTAA
- a CDS encoding DUF4153 domain-containing protein → MMKLPSVAQIGAECKRTLWRFPVVLSCAILGVVVAIFLVQHEGPAQPTVLFNLLLASILAIPFLTAIKLATERAGSSGGRAWIGQLFGAILVVMYALSVPTDLPRAPMYHVMRFAAFAVACCLLLSILPFWRKGERNGFWHFNRIIVFRIVLAGVFAVVLFGGLALALAALDNLFGMEVPAKRYFELWILTLGFFVVPFILAGIPEDLNALDAVSEYSRPVKLLGQYVLPPLVLVYFVILYAYIAKIIVVWNWPQGWVGRLILGFSATGILALFVLDPLREKLESLWIKKASRWYYLILLPVIVVLFLALWRRISEYGLTEDRYLGLAAGIWLIVIAGYFLLSRTKSIKIIPASLCVFTFLIAIGPWGMFSVSEQSQIRRLKEMLVADSILVNGTVQKATSPVPVEHEVEISAILSYLYEVHGFSRIEPWFSESLRPDTADSRSRFTQASEVAEMMGVKFNLYYSPGRDKYFRVAIDPNAPIMISGYDQLVRVAYHRPWKDADQADLPDTGAIEIIADSVSVALVADSAAFDSLKISLRPLFDQVIAAYDDVRGSRIPSDKAAMEFETARYKAKAVILQAHFEQQDSVFVANSYDALIFYSRK, encoded by the coding sequence ATGATGAAGCTACCGTCAGTCGCGCAGATTGGAGCAGAGTGCAAGCGGACACTTTGGCGATTTCCAGTGGTGCTCTCTTGCGCCATCCTCGGAGTCGTCGTAGCCATCTTTCTTGTGCAGCATGAAGGTCCCGCTCAGCCGACTGTCCTCTTCAATCTTCTGCTCGCATCGATCCTGGCTATTCCATTCCTGACCGCAATCAAGCTGGCGACGGAACGGGCGGGGTCAAGCGGCGGCCGCGCCTGGATCGGACAATTGTTCGGCGCAATTCTCGTCGTGATGTACGCGCTGTCCGTTCCGACCGACCTGCCCCGCGCACCAATGTATCATGTCATGCGATTTGCCGCATTCGCAGTTGCTTGTTGCCTCTTGCTCTCAATCCTGCCGTTCTGGCGCAAGGGAGAACGCAACGGATTCTGGCATTTCAACAGAATCATCGTCTTCAGAATCGTACTTGCCGGGGTATTTGCCGTGGTGCTCTTCGGTGGTCTGGCCCTGGCGCTTGCCGCCCTCGACAATCTCTTCGGAATGGAAGTACCGGCGAAACGGTATTTCGAACTCTGGATTCTGACACTCGGCTTCTTTGTCGTCCCCTTTATTCTGGCCGGAATACCGGAGGACCTGAACGCGCTCGATGCCGTCAGCGAATACTCCCGGCCGGTGAAATTGTTGGGTCAATACGTCCTTCCGCCGCTGGTGCTGGTCTATTTCGTTATTCTCTACGCCTATATCGCCAAAATCATCGTTGTCTGGAACTGGCCTCAGGGCTGGGTTGGGCGGCTCATTCTGGGGTTCTCTGCGACCGGAATTCTCGCCCTGTTTGTGCTCGATCCGTTACGCGAGAAACTTGAGTCGCTCTGGATCAAGAAAGCATCGCGCTGGTACTATCTCATTCTGCTTCCCGTGATTGTCGTGCTGTTTCTGGCCCTGTGGCGGCGCATTTCCGAATATGGTCTGACCGAAGACAGATATCTGGGGCTGGCCGCCGGGATCTGGTTGATCGTTATTGCGGGCTACTTCCTTCTCAGCCGTACGAAAAGCATCAAGATCATCCCCGCCTCTCTTTGTGTCTTCACGTTTCTGATCGCCATCGGCCCGTGGGGAATGTTCAGTGTCTCTGAGCAGAGCCAGATCCGCCGACTCAAGGAGATGTTGGTAGCCGACTCGATCCTGGTGAACGGTACGGTGCAGAAGGCCACGTCGCCGGTACCTGTTGAGCACGAAGTCGAGATCAGCGCGATTCTTTCCTATTTGTATGAAGTGCATGGTTTCTCCCGCATCGAGCCCTGGTTCTCCGAAAGTCTCCGTCCGGACACTGCCGATAGCCGCAGCCGGTTCACACAGGCGTCAGAGGTTGCGGAAATGATGGGAGTAAAGTTCAACCTTTATTACTCACCCGGGCGGGACAAGTACTTTCGTGTCGCCATTGATCCCAATGCTCCGATAATGATCTCCGGCTATGACCAACTGGTGCGAGTCGCATACCACCGACCTTGGAAGGACGCTGACCAAGCCGATCTGCCGGACACCGGCGCGATCGAAATCATCGCGGATTCAGTATCCGTGGCTCTTGTTGCCGACAGCGCTGCGTTCGATTCACTGAAGATCTCGCTTCGCCCCTTGTTCGACCAAGTAATCGCGGCATACGATGATGTCCGCGGTTCAAGAATACCCAGTGATAAGGCCGCTATGGAGTTCGAGACCGCGAGATACAAAGCCAAAGCGGTGATATTGCAGGCGCACTTCGAGCAGCAGGACAGCGTCTTCGTGGCCAATTCCTATGATGCCCTGATCTTCTATTCTCGAAAATAG